The following proteins are encoded in a genomic region of Chryseobacterium cucumeris:
- a CDS encoding OmpA family protein, with protein MSLNVIDLIKGQLGPALVSQAASQFGESESGISKAIGGLLPAVVGGLANNADKPGVVDAITQASSSGILGNLLGGSSSSPVISNLLSSIFGDKVGALVNSIASFSGVSNTSAGSLLNLVTGATVGTIGKYAADNNLGASGISSLLHDQKGIVSSLLPAGLSLASFGLGAENWFGQAKETVSSVTSTAKDNIAEGVATARENVSEGAREVRERFENNNNNNQGGGSIWKWLLPLLLLIAAAYFLWKQCEKKQTTTTTTTTSDSAATSTATTDTAATTGTATPAPATAKTDEDIDLNGVMLKGYKGGMEDQMITFLKSGNYKNAADDAALKDKWYDFDHVNFKMGSATELEAGSQGQLDNLVAILKAFPDAKIKIGGYTDKTGNEANNVKLSKARAEYIKAALVKAGVGAQVLEAEGYGSKFAKVDATASDAERAADRKMAVRFAK; from the coding sequence ATGTCTTTAAATGTCATTGATTTAATTAAAGGACAATTAGGTCCCGCATTGGTTTCACAGGCTGCATCGCAGTTTGGAGAAAGTGAATCCGGTATTTCTAAAGCAATTGGCGGATTATTACCTGCTGTAGTAGGTGGATTAGCCAATAATGCAGATAAGCCTGGCGTTGTGGATGCAATTACACAAGCCTCTTCAAGTGGAATTTTAGGAAATTTATTAGGAGGTTCGTCCAGCAGTCCTGTTATTTCAAACTTGTTGTCTTCCATTTTTGGAGATAAAGTAGGTGCATTAGTGAATTCCATTGCCAGTTTTTCAGGTGTCAGCAATACCTCTGCAGGTTCTTTGTTAAACCTGGTGACTGGAGCTACCGTAGGCACTATTGGAAAATATGCAGCAGACAATAATCTGGGTGCTTCAGGTATTTCCAGCTTACTGCATGATCAGAAAGGCATTGTTTCTTCTTTACTGCCAGCAGGTCTTTCTTTGGCATCCTTTGGATTAGGAGCTGAGAATTGGTTTGGACAGGCTAAAGAAACGGTTTCTTCAGTAACGTCTACTGCTAAAGATAACATCGCAGAAGGTGTTGCTACAGCAAGAGAAAATGTTTCAGAAGGAGCAAGAGAAGTAAGAGAACGATTTGAAAATAATAACAACAATAATCAAGGCGGAGGTTCAATCTGGAAATGGTTGCTTCCGCTTTTATTATTGATAGCTGCTGCTTATTTCTTATGGAAACAGTGTGAGAAAAAGCAGACGACTACCACTACTACCACAACATCTGACTCAGCAGCAACCAGTACAGCAACAACAGATACTGCTGCTACAACGGGAACAGCAACACCTGCTCCGGCAACAGCTAAAACAGATGAAGACATTGATCTTAACGGAGTGATGTTAAAAGGTTATAAAGGAGGAATGGAAGATCAGATGATTACATTCCTGAAATCCGGAAACTACAAAAATGCCGCTGATGATGCAGCATTGAAAGATAAGTGGTACGATTTCGATCACGTAAATTTCAAAATGGGAAGTGCAACTGAGCTTGAGGCAGGTTCACAAGGACAATTGGATAACCTGGTGGCTATCCTTAAGGCTTTCCCAGATGCAAAAATCAAAATCGGAGGTTATACGGATAAAACCGGAAACGAAGCCAACAATGTAAAACTATCAAAAGCCAGAGCTGAATATATCAAGGCTGCTTTAGTAAAAGCAGGAGTTGGTGCTCAGGTTTTAGAAGCTGAAGGCTATGGAAGTAAATTTGCTAAAGTTGATGCTACAGCTTCTGATGCTGAAAGAGCTGCAGACAGAAAAATGGCTGTAAGATTTGCTAAATAA
- the dnaJ gene encoding molecular chaperone DnaJ produces the protein MSKRDYYEVLEISKSASADEIKKAYRKMAIKFHPDKNPGDKEAEEKFKEAAEAYEVLSDDQKRARYDQFGHAGMGGNGGFGGGGFGGGMNMEDIFSQFGDIFGGGFGGFGGGGGGRQQVKGSNLRIRIKLNLEEMVNGTQKTIKVKKMKMAEGATSKTCPTCNGSGVQLKVMNTMFGQMQTQTTCGTCQGIGKVADKIPAGANAQGLIKDEEEITINIPAGARDGIQLNVRGKGNDAPFGGVPGDLLVIIEEEVDQTIKREGDNLHQELYVSFAEAALGTKKEIPTVGGKVKITVDPGTQSGKILRLAGKGLPSIDSYGKGDMFIHINVWTPQKLTKEQKEFFEKQMSSGEMVAEPSGKEKTFFDKVKDLFN, from the coding sequence ATGTCAAAAAGAGATTATTACGAGGTTCTTGAGATCAGCAAATCTGCATCAGCCGACGAAATAAAAAAAGCATACCGTAAAATGGCCATCAAATTCCACCCGGATAAAAATCCGGGAGATAAAGAGGCTGAGGAAAAATTTAAAGAAGCTGCTGAGGCTTATGAAGTTCTGAGCGATGATCAGAAACGTGCCAGATACGACCAGTTCGGACATGCCGGAATGGGTGGAAATGGCGGTTTCGGAGGCGGAGGCTTCGGAGGCGGAATGAATATGGAGGATATTTTCAGTCAGTTTGGAGATATTTTCGGTGGCGGTTTCGGAGGATTCGGCGGTGGCGGTGGAGGCCGTCAGCAGGTGAAAGGTTCTAATTTAAGAATCAGAATCAAGCTGAACCTTGAGGAAATGGTAAACGGTACTCAGAAAACCATCAAAGTAAAGAAAATGAAGATGGCGGAAGGTGCCACTTCAAAAACATGTCCTACCTGTAACGGTTCCGGTGTTCAGTTAAAAGTGATGAACACGATGTTCGGTCAGATGCAGACTCAAACTACCTGCGGTACATGTCAGGGAATTGGAAAAGTTGCTGACAAAATTCCTGCAGGGGCGAATGCACAGGGTCTTATTAAAGATGAAGAGGAAATTACCATCAACATTCCGGCAGGGGCAAGAGACGGTATCCAGCTTAATGTAAGAGGAAAAGGAAATGATGCCCCATTTGGAGGTGTTCCGGGAGACTTATTGGTGATTATTGAAGAGGAAGTAGATCAAACGATCAAAAGAGAAGGTGATAATCTTCACCAGGAATTATATGTTTCATTTGCTGAAGCTGCTTTAGGAACCAAGAAAGAAATTCCTACCGTTGGCGGAAAAGTGAAAATTACCGTTGATCCGGGAACTCAGTCCGGAAAAATCTTAAGATTGGCAGGAAAAGGACTTCCGAGCATCGACAGCTATGGTAAAGGAGATATGTTCATCCACATCAATGTATGGACACCGCAAAAGCTCACCAAAGAGCAGAAGGAATTCTTTGAAAAGCAGATGTCCAGCGGAGAAATGGTTGCAGAACCATCCGGAAAGGAAAAAACTTTTTTTGATAAAGTAAAAGATTTATTCAATTAA
- a CDS encoding DUF808 family protein: MASGFFAILDDIAALMDDVAVTSKIATQKTAGILGDDLAVNAEKATGFLSSRELPVLWAITKGSFINKLIILPIAFLLNWLYKPAIEMILILGGIYLAFEGVEKIIEFLFHRSKKGHEVIEESDEEENSEVSEKAKINSAIRTDFILSIEIVIIALGTVIQQEHPLLTQILTVTFVSFIATVGVYGIVALIVRMDDAGFSLIKKSHDKGFFSKLGHLLVKALPVIIKLLGVVGTIALILVSGGIFAHNIHYLHELLPTWPSMLKEFTFGLVGGIAAVLVFTLGKGIYSLATKK, encoded by the coding sequence ATGGCATCAGGCTTTTTTGCTATTTTGGATGATATTGCTGCATTGATGGATGATGTAGCAGTTACCAGTAAGATTGCTACACAAAAGACAGCAGGAATTTTAGGGGACGACCTGGCTGTAAATGCAGAAAAAGCCACCGGCTTTCTTTCCTCCAGAGAACTTCCGGTTCTGTGGGCTATTACCAAAGGATCATTTATCAATAAACTGATCATTCTTCCTATTGCCTTTCTTCTCAACTGGCTGTACAAACCGGCTATTGAAATGATTCTTATTTTAGGGGGAATATATCTTGCCTTTGAAGGAGTAGAGAAAATTATAGAATTCCTGTTCCACCGTTCCAAAAAAGGGCACGAAGTCATCGAAGAAAGTGACGAAGAAGAAAACTCTGAAGTTTCTGAAAAAGCAAAAATAAACTCAGCGATCAGAACAGATTTTATCCTTTCTATTGAAATTGTAATTATTGCATTGGGAACGGTTATCCAGCAGGAACATCCGCTTCTTACACAGATTTTAACGGTAACTTTTGTGTCATTTATTGCAACAGTAGGAGTATATGGAATTGTTGCATTGATCGTAAGAATGGATGATGCAGGTTTCAGTTTGATTAAAAAGAGTCATGACAAAGGATTCTTCTCCAAGCTTGGTCATTTATTGGTAAAGGCTTTACCAGTTATCATCAAACTTTTAGGAGTTGTAGGAACGATTGCTTTGATTCTGGTTTCAGGAGGAATTTTTGCTCATAATATTCATTATTTACATGAGCTGCTTCCAACGTGGCCTTCTATGCTGAAAGAGTTTACTTTCGGTCTTGTAGGGGGAATTGCTGCAGTATTGGTTTTCACTTTAGGAAAAGGAATCTATTCTCTGGCGACAAAAAAATAA
- a CDS encoding AAA family ATPase, with the protein MEKDNWDDYGFETTFKAAIYDKEKIRVYIGEIKIYQRGTKTTKLKEKFTTLEDEYCSLWQEIEAYKVINHLDFGKELLTRLNDLTYNEILRSSFGELSGVVSSLRRFSDAEKAYLEGYKILNNESDKSNFTFHYIENENSHTPFGQFRLLFSRELSGIYRNIGIIGRNGVGKTTLMANLAIILSGVKKSNARLSPRPAFSKIIAISYSTFDDFYRPSLSERTFSYSYCGIRGKNDLLNQMEINSLFEKSYKKILKLDRISFWNDCIDILFLNQRNNYFNNNDIIKSFKELSSGQKIMTLSFTQIIATITENSLLLFDEPENHLHPNGQNTLFKCLDYILTKFDSFSIISTHSPIFIQNIPRQNVFKITSTNGIRNISNLNIETFGQHFSRLTEEIFGFSENNLFYIEKIKKIVSTEQLNESSNIEDDSKTEMILELSEMQSPGVKFNLENILNDKF; encoded by the coding sequence TTGGAAAAAGATAATTGGGATGATTATGGTTTTGAAACGACATTTAAAGCCGCTATATATGATAAAGAAAAAATTAGAGTATACATTGGTGAAATAAAGATTTATCAAAGAGGTACAAAAACCACAAAGTTAAAAGAAAAGTTTACTACTTTGGAAGATGAATACTGTTCATTATGGCAAGAAATAGAAGCTTATAAAGTAATTAACCATTTAGATTTTGGTAAAGAATTATTAACTAGATTAAATGATTTAACTTATAACGAAATATTAAGAAGTAGCTTTGGAGAACTAAGTGGAGTAGTAAGTTCATTACGAAGATTTAGTGATGCTGAAAAAGCATATTTAGAAGGATACAAAATATTAAATAATGAGTCAGATAAAAGTAATTTTACATTTCATTATATCGAAAACGAAAATAGTCATACTCCTTTTGGTCAATTTAGGCTATTATTTTCTAGGGAATTAAGCGGTATATACAGAAATATTGGAATAATAGGAAGAAATGGAGTGGGGAAAACTACGCTAATGGCAAATTTAGCGATTATTTTAAGTGGAGTTAAAAAGTCAAACGCTAGACTTTCTCCGAGACCTGCATTTAGTAAAATTATTGCTATTTCTTATAGTACTTTTGATGATTTTTATAGACCTAGCTTATCTGAGAGAACCTTTAGTTACTCTTATTGTGGAATTCGAGGTAAAAATGATCTTTTGAATCAAATGGAAATAAATAGTTTATTTGAAAAAAGTTATAAAAAAATATTGAAGCTAGACAGAATATCATTTTGGAACGATTGTATTGATATTTTATTTTTAAATCAAAGAAATAATTATTTTAACAATAATGATATTATAAAATCATTCAAAGAACTAAGCTCTGGTCAAAAAATTATGACATTATCATTTACACAAATTATTGCTACTATTACAGAGAATTCTTTATTACTATTTGATGAACCTGAAAATCACTTACATCCAAACGGACAAAATACATTATTTAAATGCTTAGATTATATACTAACAAAATTTGATTCATTTTCTATAATATCTACACATTCACCAATCTTTATACAAAATATTCCTCGGCAAAATGTTTTTAAAATTACATCAACAAATGGTATTCGAAATATATCAAATTTAAATATTGAAACATTTGGTCAGCATTTTTCAAGATTAACAGAGGAAATTTTTGGTTTTAGTGAAAACAATCTTTTTTATATAGAAAAAATAAAAAAAATTGTTTCTACTGAGCAGCTAAACGAAAGTTCTAATATTGAAGATGATTCAAAAACAGAAATGATACTTGAGCTCTCCGAAATGCAATCTCCAGGAGTTAAGTTTAATTTAGAGAACATATTAAATGATAAATTTTAA
- a CDS encoding alpha/beta hydrolase, which produces MKKLILRYHFFAMGCVGFVLQSCNTKFRVWVGPGGQQKIYNLKYGEHKRQKMDVFLPKNYAEDTPVVLIVHGGAWTLGKKEHMIQVQKMLFENRIPSINMNYRLVSPKEKITYKQQLEDIALAIEKFNSLAEKAELQPNNYILLGESAGGHLALLYGYQHPEQIKKIISLSGPTDFYSSEYLKSFYSKYTSPTFQKVVGTKFDRKNMSEAFKEASPIANITNVPTLLFQGNNDVLVNQHQGIAMDSALTQMNIPHKFIFMKGAGHAPRFFSKRKRDSIIYPNILEWIKK; this is translated from the coding sequence ATGAAAAAGCTCATTCTCCGGTATCATTTTTTCGCTATGGGATGTGTTGGCTTCGTGCTGCAGTCCTGTAATACGAAATTCAGGGTTTGGGTAGGTCCCGGAGGCCAGCAGAAGATTTACAATCTGAAATATGGTGAGCATAAAAGACAGAAAATGGATGTCTTTCTTCCCAAAAACTATGCTGAAGATACTCCTGTAGTACTTATCGTTCATGGCGGCGCCTGGACTTTGGGAAAAAAAGAGCATATGATCCAGGTTCAGAAGATGCTTTTTGAAAACAGGATTCCAAGCATCAATATGAATTACAGGCTGGTTTCTCCAAAGGAAAAAATCACTTACAAACAACAGCTTGAAGATATTGCCCTTGCCATTGAAAAATTCAATTCCCTGGCGGAAAAAGCAGAGCTTCAGCCCAATAATTACATTCTTTTGGGAGAAAGTGCCGGCGGACATCTCGCCTTACTTTACGGATATCAGCATCCTGAACAGATCAAAAAAATCATCTCTTTAAGCGGCCCAACAGATTTTTACAGCTCAGAATATCTTAAATCGTTTTATTCAAAATATACTTCTCCTACTTTTCAAAAAGTAGTAGGAACTAAGTTTGACCGGAAAAATATGTCTGAAGCCTTCAAAGAAGCCAGTCCTATTGCTAATATTACCAATGTTCCTACATTGTTGTTTCAGGGAAACAATGATGTACTGGTCAACCAGCATCAGGGAATCGCCATGGATTCAGCGCTTACCCAAATGAATATTCCGCATAAATTCATCTTTATGAAAGGAGCCGGGCATGCACCCAGATTTTTCAGTAAGAGAAAAAGAGACAGCATTATCTATCCTAATATTCTGGAATGGATTAAAAAGTAA
- a CDS encoding HNH endonuclease — MINFKQISRIENDDLILIISEKNKPYKDDLNILKSVILKSYSNFSVIENNKRIKPSTYSSVEKKTLQSLYGSQTRTAKEVIRSIIDNLDAKHDSRCLYCGIGEYEEIDHYLPKEHFPEYSILFKNLIPICGKCNKIKGDKIPGTTIDYLHMTYDIIPLEQYLSLDITFNIKTPILNFNIKTKYNGSLIENHIVSLKLIERYNKKGVQYILRIKALYDQYGEKYAIEELERNDLETSEFYGSNFWKSVLIRKLKEINYIKDYCI, encoded by the coding sequence ATGATAAATTTTAAACAAATATCAAGAATTGAAAATGATGATTTAATATTAATAATCAGTGAAAAGAATAAACCATATAAAGATGATTTGAATATTCTTAAATCTGTAATTCTTAAATCTTATAGCAATTTCTCAGTTATAGAAAATAACAAAAGAATTAAGCCGAGTACATATAGCTCTGTTGAAAAAAAAACATTACAATCATTATACGGTTCTCAAACTAGGACGGCTAAAGAAGTAATAAGATCGATTATTGATAATCTTGATGCAAAGCATGATTCACGATGTCTATATTGTGGGATTGGAGAATACGAAGAAATAGATCATTATCTTCCAAAAGAACATTTTCCAGAATATTCAATACTATTTAAAAACTTAATTCCAATCTGTGGTAAATGTAACAAAATAAAAGGAGATAAAATTCCTGGAACTACTATCGATTATTTACATATGACTTACGATATTATTCCTCTAGAACAATATTTATCATTAGATATTACTTTTAATATCAAAACTCCTATTTTGAATTTTAATATCAAAACAAAATACAATGGTAGCTTAATAGAGAATCATATAGTTTCTTTAAAATTAATAGAGAGATATAATAAAAAAGGAGTACAGTATATATTAAGAATAAAAGCCCTTTATGATCAATATGGAGAAAAATATGCAATTGAGGAATTAGAAAGAAATGATCTGGAAACTTCAGAATTTTATGGTAGTAATTTTTGGAAAAGTGTATTAATAAGGAAGCTTAAAGAAATAAACTATATAAAAGATTATTGTATTTGA
- a CDS encoding Nramp family divalent metal transporter, with amino-acid sequence MNFNIKSAWRKDKTNHSLSEVYSSIKVPKNATFWRKYLAFAGPGLMIAVGYMDPGNWATDIAGGAQFGYTLLSVILISNIFAMVLQHLSVKLGVVAERDLAQACRDHFSPTTNFILWVFCEIAIAACDLAEVIGSAIALNLLFHIPLTWGIVITTVDVLIILLLQAKGFRWIESIVGGLIFIILACFVYEIIISKPAFNEILGGLVPQKEIIQNPAMLYIAIGILGATVMPHNLYLHSSIVQTRDYTRDTEGKKEAIKFATIDSTVSLMLAFFINAAILILAAATFHTTGNEHVADIHDAYKMLTPILGASMASIAFAIALLASGQNSTLTGTLAGQIVMEGFLNIRLKPWLRRLITRLIAVIPALIVAILYGEQGTTELLVLSQVILSMQLSFAVVPLVMFTNDKAKMGEFVNKPFLKVCVWIISIIIIVLNLYLLYQTFTGE; translated from the coding sequence ATGAACTTCAATATAAAGAGCGCCTGGCGAAAAGATAAAACAAACCATTCCCTATCAGAGGTTTATTCATCAATCAAAGTCCCTAAAAATGCAACTTTCTGGAGAAAGTATCTTGCATTTGCAGGACCAGGACTGATGATTGCCGTAGGTTATATGGATCCGGGAAACTGGGCAACAGATATTGCAGGAGGAGCCCAGTTTGGATATACCCTTCTTTCAGTGATTCTTATTTCAAACATTTTTGCAATGGTTTTACAGCACTTGTCTGTAAAACTTGGGGTAGTTGCAGAAAGAGATCTTGCCCAGGCCTGCAGAGACCACTTCAGTCCTACCACGAATTTTATTCTTTGGGTGTTCTGCGAAATCGCCATTGCGGCCTGTGATCTTGCCGAGGTTATCGGTTCTGCTATTGCGTTAAATTTGCTATTTCATATCCCACTGACCTGGGGAATTGTTATTACAACAGTAGATGTATTAATCATCCTTTTACTTCAGGCAAAAGGCTTCCGATGGATCGAAAGTATTGTAGGAGGACTTATTTTCATTATTTTGGCGTGTTTCGTATATGAAATCATTATTTCAAAACCTGCTTTCAATGAGATTCTGGGAGGTTTGGTTCCACAAAAGGAAATCATTCAGAATCCTGCCATGCTTTATATAGCAATCGGGATTTTAGGAGCTACCGTAATGCCACACAATCTGTATCTGCACAGCAGTATTGTACAGACCAGAGATTATACCCGTGATACCGAAGGAAAAAAAGAAGCCATAAAGTTTGCCACCATAGACAGTACCGTTTCATTAATGTTGGCATTTTTCATCAATGCAGCAATTCTTATTCTTGCTGCTGCTACATTCCATACTACAGGTAATGAACATGTGGCGGATATTCATGATGCCTATAAAATGTTAACCCCTATTCTGGGAGCTTCTATGGCCAGTATTGCATTTGCCATTGCTTTATTAGCATCCGGACAAAATTCAACATTAACTGGAACTCTTGCCGGACAGATCGTCATGGAAGGCTTCCTGAATATCAGATTAAAACCATGGCTGAGACGATTGATCACCAGACTTATTGCTGTAATTCCGGCACTTATTGTTGCCATTCTTTACGGAGAACAGGGAACAACTGAATTATTGGTTTTAAGCCAGGTAATTCTTTCCATGCAGCTTAGTTTTGCAGTTGTTCCATTGGTGATGTTTACCAATGACAAAGCTAAAATGGGAGAATTTGTCAATAAACCATTCCTGAAAGTCTGTGTATGGATTATTTCCATTATTATTATTGTTTTAAACCTTTATCTGTTATATCAGACATTTACAGGAGAATAA
- a CDS encoding TonB-dependent receptor plug domain-containing protein, which yields MKITIPKPCHENWNAMTPDEKGRFCAVCSKTVRDFRRASDDEIIDVFADASQEICGAFNPSQLNRDLHYSYINSLFVKFAVGFMLTTGGIVSANAQQNKTCDTLKTEDEHEIVFSTQRDRKWLGSVAVMPASALLEDKEKENKEIVSKLSGVIGKAPKDNSNIRIGGAPSSGAVYKPMYIVDGKISDFEAINALDPNLIKTINVLKGTSAVVKYGEKAKDGVIVITTKRKKYKTN from the coding sequence ATGAAAATAACCATACCCAAACCCTGTCATGAAAATTGGAATGCCATGACACCAGATGAAAAAGGAAGATTTTGTGCGGTCTGTTCCAAAACCGTGCGAGATTTCAGAAGAGCCTCGGATGATGAGATTATAGATGTTTTTGCTGATGCTTCGCAGGAAATCTGTGGAGCTTTTAATCCATCACAGCTCAACAGGGATTTGCATTATTCTTATATTAATTCTCTTTTTGTGAAGTTTGCCGTGGGCTTTATGCTGACAACAGGAGGGATTGTAAGTGCTAACGCACAGCAAAATAAAACCTGTGATACCCTAAAGACTGAAGATGAACATGAAATTGTTTTCAGTACTCAAAGAGACAGAAAATGGCTTGGTTCTGTTGCAGTAATGCCTGCCAGTGCTTTATTAGAAGACAAAGAAAAGGAAAATAAAGAAATTGTATCAAAATTATCAGGAGTAATTGGGAAGGCTCCTAAAGATAATAGCAATATACGTATTGGTGGAGCTCCTTCAAGCGGAGCAGTCTATAAACCTATGTATATTGTAGATGGGAAAATAAGTGATTTTGAGGCAATAAATGCACTGGATCCTAATCTGATAAAAACAATAAATGTTCTGAAAGGAACTTCTGCTGTAGTAAAGTATGGCGAAAAAGCCAAAGATGGGGTAATCGTAATTACTACAAAAAGAAAAAAATATAAAACAAATTAA
- a CDS encoding DUF6261 family protein → MKIALTQLSTKDLATLAQRILSNAQSGKYAVIDNHPLVGALASSYTEYDKVYTKQVYSGKGKDVATADHERDTAYANLKSFLNGYRKLPSAANYQLAEDLYGVFKTFGLNMDRLSYSSQTAQMKKLIEALETTENKQKITLLSLDAAFAEMKAKQDAFEVVFAEQAGANADLRQMTSASAIRKDLEKTLKSYLNLLTVMKEVSGWELLYSDTNELVKAAKNSTSEKKESGETPQK, encoded by the coding sequence ATGAAAATTGCCCTCACACAGCTGAGCACTAAAGATCTTGCGACTTTAGCTCAGAGAATTCTTTCTAATGCCCAATCCGGAAAATACGCTGTTATTGACAATCATCCTCTTGTAGGCGCTTTGGCGTCTTCCTATACGGAATATGACAAGGTCTATACAAAGCAGGTCTACAGCGGAAAAGGGAAGGACGTAGCCACTGCCGATCACGAAAGAGATACCGCCTATGCCAATCTGAAATCTTTCCTGAACGGATATCGTAAGCTGCCTTCTGCTGCCAACTATCAGCTGGCAGAGGATCTTTACGGAGTATTCAAAACTTTTGGACTGAACATGGACAGGCTCAGTTACTCTTCACAAACCGCTCAGATGAAGAAGCTTATAGAAGCATTAGAAACGACAGAAAACAAACAGAAGATCACGCTTCTTTCTCTGGATGCAGCCTTTGCAGAGATGAAAGCTAAGCAGGATGCTTTTGAGGTAGTGTTTGCAGAGCAGGCAGGAGCTAATGCCGATCTTCGTCAAATGACGAGTGCGAGTGCTATCCGTAAAGATCTGGAGAAAACATTGAAATCATATCTTAATCTTCTCACGGTGATGAAAGAGGTATCAGGCTGGGAATTGCTGTACAGTGATACCAATGAGTTGGTGAAAGCTGCAAAAAACTCTACATCAGAGAAGAAAGAGAGTGGTGAAACTCCACAGAAATAG
- a CDS encoding nucleotide exchange factor GrpE, which yields MMENQDINEESINNQEENNVQNDATSQDNVTAAPSPEELLAEEKDRYIRLYAEFENYKKRTSKEKMEFFQYANQEMMVSMLGVLDDFERALKEIAKNGNPADLQGVELIYQKFKNKLTEKGLQTMEVKAGDSFNVDFHEAITQIPAPSEDLKGKIVDVIETGYTLNDKVIRFAKVVTGN from the coding sequence ATTATGGAAAACCAGGATATTAACGAAGAAAGCATCAATAATCAGGAAGAAAACAATGTTCAGAATGACGCAACATCACAGGACAATGTGACAGCTGCACCTTCTCCGGAGGAACTTTTGGCAGAAGAGAAAGACCGTTACATCAGACTGTATGCTGAATTCGAAAATTATAAAAAAAGAACAAGCAAGGAGAAGATGGAATTCTTCCAGTATGCCAACCAGGAGATGATGGTTTCAATGTTAGGAGTTTTGGATGATTTTGAAAGAGCTTTAAAAGAAATCGCTAAAAACGGAAATCCGGCTGATCTTCAGGGTGTGGAGCTTATCTATCAGAAATTCAAGAATAAACTTACCGAAAAAGGTTTACAAACAATGGAAGTAAAGGCTGGTGACAGCTTTAATGTTGATTTCCATGAAGCGATTACCCAGATCCCTGCTCCATCGGAAGATTTGAAAGGAAAAATCGTAGACGTTATTGAAACAGGGTACACTTTAAATGATAAAGTAATCCGTTTTGCAAAAGTAGTAACAGGAAATTAA
- a CDS encoding tetratricopeptide repeat protein, with the protein MDKNWEDQLQSLWLQLGTISNEAFIQHIKNHVELLTDNNSQAIADFERACAFDSTGHEKEAEPLYRSALDHGLTGLRRRRARIQLASTLRNNGKTEESIHILREEKAHYSDELNDAVDSFLALSLSSAGKYEEALSLTLKALSRHLPRYNRSVYNYAKGLHNEL; encoded by the coding sequence ATGGATAAAAACTGGGAAGACCAATTACAAAGTTTATGGCTACAACTGGGAACGATAAGCAATGAAGCATTTATTCAGCACATTAAAAATCATGTAGAGTTACTTACAGATAACAATTCCCAGGCTATTGCCGATTTTGAAAGAGCCTGCGCTTTTGATTCCACCGGACATGAAAAGGAAGCAGAACCATTGTACAGATCGGCATTAGATCACGGATTAACCGGCCTACGAAGAAGAAGAGCAAGAATCCAGCTGGCAAGTACCTTAAGAAATAATGGAAAAACAGAGGAAAGCATTCATATTTTAAGGGAAGAAAAAGCCCATTATTCTGATGAGCTAAATGATGCAGTAGATTCCTTTTTAGCGCTGTCTCTTTCTTCGGCCGGGAAATATGAGGAAGCATTATCATTAACTTTAAAGGCACTTTCCCGCCATCTGCCAAGATACAACCGGTCTGTTTACAATTATGCCAAGGGCCTGCATAATGAATTGTAA